One part of the Mycobacterium marinum genome encodes these proteins:
- a CDS encoding AAA family ATPase, translated as MTRRYILTGTPGAGKTSIVRRLAELGHAVVAEAATDVILGRQARGEDEPWTGATNASFIDEVVQTQRRRQVAADTTGPGVCFFDRSPVCTHALAVYLGLPVCAALTAELDRIAAEHTYQRQVFFVRNLGFCQPTTTRRIDIAEALRFERIHEDSYREFGYQLIDIPADRLDRRVATISRMISPLAPSPARGRGEPKGDAADR; from the coding sequence TTGACGCGCCGATACATTCTCACCGGCACGCCTGGAGCGGGTAAGACGTCGATCGTGCGGCGGCTCGCAGAGCTCGGACACGCCGTCGTGGCGGAAGCCGCCACCGACGTCATCCTCGGTCGGCAGGCGCGCGGCGAAGACGAACCCTGGACGGGTGCGACCAATGCGTCGTTTATCGACGAGGTTGTGCAGACACAGCGCCGGCGCCAAGTTGCGGCCGACACGACGGGCCCCGGCGTTTGCTTCTTCGACCGCTCGCCGGTGTGCACTCACGCGCTCGCCGTCTATCTCGGGCTGCCCGTTTGCGCGGCGCTGACGGCCGAGCTTGACCGGATTGCCGCCGAACACACCTATCAGCGACAGGTCTTTTTCGTCCGCAACTTGGGCTTCTGCCAGCCCACCACGACCCGCCGAATCGACATAGCGGAGGCGTTGAGGTTCGAACGGATCCACGAAGACAGCTACCGCGAATTCGGTTATCAGCTCATCGATATCCCGGCCGACCGGCTCGACCGTCGGGTCGCGACGATCAGCCGGATGATCTCGCCGCTCGCGCCGTCACCGGCCCGCGGCCGAGGCGAGCCGAAAGGCGACGCAGCT
- a CDS encoding SDR family oxidoreductase: protein MDASVKASVRDLQGKVAVVTGGAGGIGRALGKRFGLEGMKVVLADVLAEPLDQATRALTDEGIEAVGVVTDVTDYSSVEALAKETLRRFGAVHVVCNNAGTGGVSEGYMWEHDLADWHWGIDVNVVGVIHGIKAFVPILLEHGEGHVVNTCSGNGGFAPIARGAMGGPAMAVYPMTKAAVLCLTESLYTHLELTGTRVRAHALFPGGFLNTGIWESWRHRPQRYAATQTRRTPEHTLADVVGRFEAAGARVEFTPLATVADQVVEGIRADRFWMMGPPTPADEVVTRKAASIVARADPDYLVDVLGRSAAKEPETEGGKR, encoded by the coding sequence ATGGATGCCTCAGTGAAAGCCTCGGTGCGGGACCTTCAAGGCAAGGTGGCCGTGGTGACCGGCGGGGCCGGAGGCATAGGCCGAGCCCTGGGGAAGCGCTTCGGTCTGGAAGGCATGAAGGTGGTGCTCGCCGACGTCCTCGCCGAACCGCTGGACCAGGCCACCCGCGCACTCACGGACGAGGGCATCGAGGCGGTCGGCGTGGTTACCGACGTTACCGACTATTCCTCGGTCGAGGCATTGGCCAAGGAGACGTTGCGCCGATTCGGCGCGGTGCACGTGGTGTGCAACAACGCCGGCACCGGCGGAGTCTCCGAGGGCTACATGTGGGAACACGACCTAGCCGACTGGCACTGGGGGATAGATGTCAACGTCGTGGGCGTGATCCACGGCATCAAAGCCTTCGTGCCCATCCTGCTCGAGCACGGCGAGGGACACGTGGTCAACACCTGCTCGGGCAACGGCGGGTTCGCGCCGATCGCCCGGGGGGCCATGGGCGGGCCGGCCATGGCGGTCTATCCGATGACCAAGGCCGCCGTGCTCTGCCTGACCGAGAGCCTCTACACCCACCTGGAGTTGACCGGGACGCGGGTTCGGGCGCATGCCCTTTTCCCCGGCGGTTTCCTCAACACCGGCATCTGGGAGTCGTGGCGGCACCGACCACAGCGCTACGCCGCGACCCAAACGCGCCGCACACCCGAGCACACCCTGGCCGACGTCGTGGGTCGCTTCGAGGCCGCCGGCGCCCGCGTCGAGTTCACCCCGCTCGCCACGGTCGCCGACCAAGTGGTGGAGGGAATAAGAGCCGACCGCTTCTGGATGATGGGCCCCCCCACACCGGCCGATGAGGTGGTCACCCGCAAGGCGGCATCGATCGTGGCTCGCGCCGACCCCGACTACCTGGTGGATGTCCTCGGCCGCAGCGCCGCCAAGGAGCCGGAAACCGAAGGAGGAAAGCGTTGA
- a CDS encoding acetoacetate decarboxylase family protein has product MITNAVRYGPRPPEAQVDHEIDATKAPIATEAVTVTYLTDPQIVAAVLPKPLQPADEPLVRVQLQRVRIAGRPPFGSAVFAVTARHGELQGDYPLFMPQSTEQSVTGGRETFGEPKKLANIEVDHDGSRVSASVDRMGYRLITVSGQVSGGAPLPPDQVNTEFYFKFLRSPDGNGITDPHLVYGEYHRHYELLENIDGSLELGESPLDPVADIAIRQIRSITWCRRRTVQVGRIATRVPQEWLLPYVHQRYDEPHDAPSPATPPSPEPARA; this is encoded by the coding sequence TTGATTACCAACGCAGTTCGCTATGGTCCCCGCCCACCCGAGGCGCAAGTCGACCATGAGATCGATGCCACCAAGGCGCCCATCGCCACCGAGGCGGTGACCGTCACCTACCTCACCGATCCGCAGATCGTCGCGGCCGTGCTGCCCAAACCGCTGCAGCCGGCCGACGAGCCGCTGGTGCGGGTCCAGCTGCAGCGGGTCCGGATAGCGGGCCGGCCGCCATTCGGGTCGGCGGTGTTTGCGGTGACCGCACGGCACGGCGAATTGCAGGGGGACTACCCCCTTTTCATGCCCCAGTCCACCGAACAGTCGGTCACAGGTGGGCGCGAAACATTCGGTGAACCAAAGAAATTGGCCAACATCGAGGTCGACCATGACGGTAGCCGAGTCAGCGCCAGCGTTGACCGGATGGGCTATCGGCTGATCACCGTCAGCGGTCAGGTGAGCGGCGGCGCGCCGTTGCCGCCCGACCAGGTCAACACCGAGTTCTACTTCAAGTTCCTGCGCTCCCCCGACGGCAATGGCATCACCGACCCACACTTGGTCTACGGCGAATATCACCGCCACTACGAGCTGCTGGAGAACATCGACGGCAGCCTCGAGCTCGGAGAGTCTCCGCTGGACCCGGTGGCCGACATCGCGATTCGCCAGATCAGGTCGATTACCTGGTGCCGCCGGCGCACCGTCCAGGTGGGGCGGATCGCCACCCGGGTACCCCAGGAATGGCTGCTGCCCTATGTGCACCAGCGCTATGACGAACCCCATGACGCCCCGTCCCCGGCCACACCCCCCAGCCCTGAGCCGGCCCGGGCATAG
- a CDS encoding amidohydrolase family protein — translation MDRYTVISADCHAGADLLDYREYLEAKYRDEFDGWAKTFVNPFGDLSEPDAEHNWDSDRRNAELDSDGVAGEVIFPNTVPPFFPQGSLAAPPPSTARDLELRWAGLRAHNRWLADFCSLSPERRAGVGQILLGDVDEAVAEVAQIAKLGLRGGVLLPGVVPGTGIPALYAEHWEPLWAACAQAGLVINHHGGNAGPSPIDGWGSSLAVWVYESHWWAHRALWHLIFSGVLDRYPDLTVVLTEQGTGWIPATLDSLDVAAARYRRPNSAIARFAGPTAGSLPLQPSQYWARQCYVGASFLRPVECAQRHRIGVDRIMWGSDYPHMEGTAPYSREALRHTFSDVEPDQVAAMVGGNAAAVYGFDLQALAPLAARIGPTVTEVAEPLAAIPADASSTAFEPDPIRAW, via the coding sequence ATGGACCGGTACACGGTTATTTCGGCTGACTGCCACGCCGGGGCGGACCTGCTCGACTACCGCGAGTATCTCGAGGCGAAGTACCGAGACGAGTTCGACGGCTGGGCCAAGACGTTTGTGAATCCGTTCGGGGACCTCAGCGAGCCGGACGCCGAACACAACTGGGACAGCGATCGTCGTAACGCAGAACTGGACTCCGATGGCGTTGCGGGAGAGGTCATCTTCCCCAATACGGTGCCGCCGTTCTTCCCGCAGGGCAGCTTGGCCGCTCCCCCACCGAGTACCGCCCGGGACCTCGAACTGCGGTGGGCCGGCCTGCGTGCGCACAATCGCTGGCTGGCGGACTTCTGCTCGTTGTCCCCCGAACGGCGCGCCGGAGTGGGCCAGATCCTGCTCGGGGACGTTGACGAGGCCGTCGCCGAAGTGGCACAGATCGCCAAGCTGGGGCTGCGCGGCGGCGTGTTGCTGCCCGGGGTTGTCCCCGGCACCGGCATCCCCGCGCTTTATGCCGAGCACTGGGAGCCGCTCTGGGCGGCGTGCGCGCAGGCGGGCCTGGTGATCAACCACCACGGCGGCAACGCCGGACCCAGCCCGATCGACGGATGGGGTAGCTCGCTGGCGGTGTGGGTGTACGAGTCGCACTGGTGGGCACATCGCGCACTCTGGCATCTGATCTTCAGCGGCGTGCTCGATCGCTATCCGGATCTCACCGTGGTCCTGACCGAGCAAGGCACCGGATGGATACCGGCGACCCTCGACTCACTGGACGTAGCGGCAGCCCGTTACCGGCGGCCCAATTCGGCCATCGCCCGCTTCGCCGGGCCCACCGCCGGCTCGCTGCCGCTGCAGCCCAGCCAGTACTGGGCCCGCCAGTGCTACGTCGGCGCCAGCTTCCTGCGCCCGGTCGAGTGTGCACAGCGCCACCGAATCGGTGTCGACCGCATCATGTGGGGCAGCGACTACCCGCACATGGAAGGGACCGCTCCCTACAGCCGAGAAGCGCTGCGCCACACCTTCAGCGACGTCGAACCCGACCAGGTGGCGGCCATGGTGGGCGGGAATGCGGCGGCCGTCTACGGCTTCGATCTGCAGGCCCTCGCGCCGCTGGCCGCCCGCATCGGCCCAACCGTCACCGAAGTCGCCGAGCCACTGGCAGCCATCCCCGCCGACGCGAGCAGCACCGCGTTCGAGCCCGACCCCATCCGCGCCTGGTAG
- a CDS encoding amidohydrolase family protein encodes MTPLAPYVIISADCHAELPTDQYREYVDPEYREDFEVYLAEKAAASQVGGFIDEQFAQDWFSEHGEGIAGGWDVGLRDKELDSDGVVGEVIFPDADAVSGVAGAPFGAGLAQSGSLDPGRAMAGARAHNRWLAELCSHSPERRAGVAVVPILADVDAAVAEITRAAESGLRGGIMIPALWASYPPYHDRRYDKVWAACQDLQMPVHTHVGAAPQQEYGEHLGIYVTEVRWWGVRPLWFALWSGVFERFPGLRWGATECGAFWANDLLWLMDTRYLREHSAKKMSHLLEGDLTMPPSAYFDRNCFIGATTTERRELARRYEIGVSNMLWGNDFPHPEGTWPHTREWLRQSFWDIPIDETRQILGLAAAEVYNFDLDALAPLAGRIGPTPADLGQDDAVSIPKWEAARQAGRHWLTGAEPLADLVQN; translated from the coding sequence GTGACTCCCCTGGCCCCTTACGTGATCATCTCTGCGGACTGCCATGCCGAGCTGCCGACCGATCAGTACCGCGAGTACGTCGACCCTGAGTACCGGGAGGACTTCGAGGTCTACCTGGCCGAGAAGGCCGCCGCGTCGCAGGTCGGCGGGTTCATCGACGAACAGTTCGCGCAGGACTGGTTCTCCGAGCATGGCGAGGGCATCGCCGGTGGCTGGGATGTGGGCCTGCGCGACAAGGAGCTCGACAGCGACGGGGTGGTCGGCGAGGTCATCTTCCCCGACGCCGACGCCGTGTCCGGGGTCGCCGGCGCGCCCTTCGGCGCCGGTCTGGCCCAGTCGGGCTCGCTCGACCCGGGGCGGGCCATGGCCGGGGCACGGGCCCACAACCGCTGGTTGGCCGAGCTGTGCAGCCACAGCCCCGAGCGCCGCGCGGGGGTCGCGGTGGTGCCGATCCTGGCCGACGTCGACGCGGCGGTCGCCGAGATCACCCGGGCGGCGGAGTCGGGGCTGCGGGGCGGGATCATGATCCCCGCCCTGTGGGCCAGCTACCCGCCCTACCACGACCGTCGCTATGACAAGGTCTGGGCCGCCTGCCAGGACCTGCAGATGCCGGTACACACACACGTCGGCGCCGCCCCGCAGCAGGAGTACGGCGAGCACCTGGGCATCTATGTCACCGAGGTGCGCTGGTGGGGAGTCCGGCCGCTGTGGTTCGCGTTGTGGTCGGGGGTGTTCGAGCGCTTCCCCGGGCTGCGCTGGGGCGCCACCGAGTGTGGCGCGTTTTGGGCCAACGACCTGCTGTGGCTGATGGACACGCGGTACCTGCGGGAGCACTCGGCCAAGAAGATGAGCCATCTGCTGGAGGGCGACCTGACGATGCCCCCTTCGGCTTACTTCGACCGCAACTGTTTTATCGGGGCCACCACCACCGAGCGCCGGGAGCTGGCGCGGCGCTACGAGATCGGGGTGTCCAACATGCTGTGGGGCAACGACTTTCCGCATCCGGAAGGGACCTGGCCGCACACCCGGGAATGGCTGCGGCAATCGTTTTGGGACATCCCCATCGACGAGACCCGCCAGATCCTGGGCCTGGCGGCGGCCGAGGTGTACAACTTCGATCTGGACGCGCTGGCTCCGCTGGCCGGGCGCATCGGTCCTACCCCGGCGGACCTGGGCCAAGACGATGCGGTGAGCATCCCCAAGTGGGAGGCGGCCCGCCAGGCCGGCCGGCACTGGCTTACGGGTGCCGAGCCGCTGGCTGACCTGGTGCAGAACTAG
- a CDS encoding PE family protein, whose amino-acid sequence MSLVRVAPQVVADGVGNLARIGSSIGAANAAAAAATTTMVPAGGDEVSVAVVGLFRGLGQDYQLFGAQLEQFHQRFVQILDAARTAYLETETAAAAAVADGQYQVLAEPVQTLGQAWLATPAGELLDPLVNAPFASLTGRELIGNGAAGVAGVDGGAGQAGGWLFGDGGPGAAATATSAAGRGGDAGLIGAGGAGGAGWANSGAAMMAGGAGGDGGLVFGDGGPGSPGAASLDPTVAGGAGGPGGDARGIGDGGRGGDGGPGATGAPGGRGSDGGPGGKGGNAGDYGNGGTGGTGGIGGAGGPGSPGGTPGAQGFRAGDAGNGGVGGIGGDGGHIKGHGGAGGIGGHGGHGGTGGDGQAGANGEFPGDRGGSGGAGARGGNGGAGGNGGAGGHALAEGFHDGAAGTGGVGGNGGDGGNGADGGDGHSGDPSWRSGGDGGNGGNGAYGGNGGLGGLSGDGSTRAAHGVQGTMGDGGDGGDGGNGSTTSDQPDIDGGNGGYGGWGFNGGNGGNGGDGGTRPKGTLFFRSGGDGGFGGWGGNGYGGVGGDGGNGGWGGNGVNRYGVLNPGWGGDGGNGGAGGTAYTSGGVYAGGPVQPGTEGTGPSGDHGGFGGSGGIGGHGGQAP is encoded by the coding sequence GTGTCGTTGGTCAGGGTGGCCCCGCAGGTGGTGGCCGACGGGGTGGGGAACTTAGCGCGTATCGGGTCCTCGATCGGGGCGGCCAACGCGGCCGCGGCGGCGGCGACCACCACGATGGTGCCCGCCGGCGGTGATGAGGTGTCGGTGGCGGTGGTGGGGTTGTTCCGCGGTCTGGGGCAGGACTACCAGCTCTTCGGCGCCCAGTTGGAGCAGTTCCATCAGCGTTTCGTGCAGATCCTGGATGCGGCCAGGACCGCCTATCTGGAGACCGAGACCGCCGCGGCGGCGGCGGTGGCCGATGGGCAGTATCAGGTGTTGGCGGAGCCGGTGCAAACGCTGGGGCAGGCCTGGCTGGCCACTCCGGCGGGTGAGCTGCTCGATCCGTTGGTCAATGCGCCGTTTGCGTCGTTGACCGGCCGGGAGTTGATCGGCAACGGGGCGGCGGGGGTCGCGGGTGTCGATGGTGGTGCCGGGCAGGCCGGGGGCTGGTTGTTCGGTGATGGCGGCCCGGGGGCGGCGGCCACGGCCACCAGTGCGGCCGGCCGTGGTGGGGATGCCGGGCTGATCGGTGCTGGTGGTGCCGGTGGGGCCGGGTGGGCTAACTCGGGTGCGGCCATGATGGCCGGCGGGGCCGGTGGTGATGGGGGTTTGGTGTTCGGTGATGGCGGGCCGGGTAGTCCCGGGGCGGCCTCGTTGGACCCCACCGTGGCCGGTGGTGCGGGTGGTCCGGGTGGGGATGCTCGCGGGATCGGTGACGGTGGCCGTGGTGGCGATGGTGGCCCCGGGGCCACCGGAGCGCCCGGCGGGCGGGGCAGCGATGGCGGGCCCGGCGGCAAGGGCGGCAATGCCGGGGACTACGGCAACGGCGGTACCGGCGGAACCGGCGGCATCGGCGGGGCCGGCGGCCCCGGCTCACCCGGCGGAACCCCGGGTGCGCAAGGATTTAGGGCCGGCGATGCCGGTAATGGCGGGGTGGGCGGGATCGGCGGCGATGGCGGGCACATCAAAGGCCACGGTGGTGCCGGCGGAATCGGCGGCCACGGCGGCCACGGCGGCACCGGCGGCGACGGCCAAGCCGGGGCGAACGGGGAGTTTCCGGGAGACCGCGGTGGTTCCGGCGGGGCCGGTGCGCGCGGCGGCAACGGCGGCGCCGGCGGCAACGGCGGCGCCGGCGGTCATGCCCTCGCCGAGGGATTCCACGACGGCGCCGCCGGTACCGGAGGTGTGGGTGGCAACGGCGGCGACGGCGGCAACGGCGCCGACGGAGGTGACGGCCATTCCGGTGACCCGTCGTGGCGCTCCGGCGGGGATGGCGGTAACGGTGGAAACGGTGCCTACGGGGGCAACGGCGGTCTGGGCGGCCTCAGCGGTGACGGCTCCACCAGGGCCGCCCACGGTGTCCAGGGAACCATGGGTGACGGCGGCGACGGCGGCGATGGCGGCAACGGCTCCACCACCAGCGATCAACCCGACATCGACGGCGGCAACGGCGGGTATGGCGGCTGGGGTTTCAACGGCGGTAACGGGGGCAACGGCGGCGACGGCGGCACCCGCCCGAAGGGCACGCTTTTCTTCAGATCCGGTGGTGACGGCGGTTTCGGCGGCTGGGGCGGCAACGGATACGGCGGCGTCGGCGGCGACGGCGGTAACGGCGGCTGGGGCGGTAACGGCGTGAACAGATACGGCGTGCTCAACCCCGGATGGGGCGGCGACGGCGGCAACGGTGGAGCCGGCGGTACCGCTTACACCAGCGGCGGCGTATACGCCGGTGGGCCCGTCCAACCCGGCACCGAAGGCACCGGGCCGTCCGGCGATCATGGCGGTTTCGGCGGTTCGGGCGGCATCGGCGGGCACGGCGGCCAAGCCCCGTAG
- a CDS encoding cold-shock protein, with product MAQGTVKWFNGEKGFGFITPDDGTKDLFVHYSEIQGSGYRSLEENQRVQFEVEQGTKGPQAVGVSAV from the coding sequence ATGGCACAGGGAACTGTGAAATGGTTCAACGGAGAAAAGGGCTTCGGCTTCATCACTCCTGACGACGGCACGAAGGACCTCTTCGTCCACTACTCGGAGATCCAGGGCAGTGGCTATCGCTCGCTCGAGGAGAACCAGCGGGTTCAGTTCGAGGTTGAGCAAGGTACCAAGGGTCCCCAGGCGGTAGGAGTCAGCGCCGTCTAG
- a CDS encoding DEAD/DEAH box helicase produces MTTGTTFADLGVGESLIEVLAARGISHPFPIQIETLPDTLGGRDVLGRGKTGSGKTLAFSLPMVSRLAGRPRRPARPTGLVLAPTRELASQITATLQPLAAVNGLRVTTIFGGVPQGRQVTALNSGVDIVVACPGRLEDLMKQRLISLDSIEITVIDEADHMADLGFLPGVTRILAATPGGGQRLLFSATLDNGVDKLVNRFLHDAVLHSVDSSDSPVPQMVHHVFHVSGAAAKKDLVHRLASGTGRRILFMRTKHQARKLAKQLTESGVPAVDLHGNLSQPARDRNLAAFSKGEARVLVATDIAARGVHVDGIELVVHIDPPAEHKAYLHRSGRTARAGNAGDVVTVVLPEQRKDTHALMRRAGIRVTPQEVTADSAAVHALVGDIAPYQAPAPKQVAAPKKAGAPKKGAAPKKGAAPRNGAAPHGSPRPRSAGSGGRRRGPRPGRMRQETS; encoded by the coding sequence TTGACTACTGGCACGACCTTTGCTGATCTCGGCGTGGGCGAATCGCTCATCGAGGTGCTCGCCGCCCGCGGGATCAGCCATCCCTTCCCGATCCAGATCGAAACGCTGCCCGACACGCTCGGCGGCCGAGACGTCCTCGGCCGCGGCAAGACCGGCAGTGGCAAGACGCTGGCCTTCTCCCTTCCGATGGTCAGCAGGCTGGCCGGGCGCCCGCGCCGCCCAGCCCGGCCCACGGGTCTGGTTCTTGCCCCCACCCGGGAGTTGGCCAGCCAGATCACCGCGACGCTGCAACCGCTGGCCGCGGTCAATGGCCTGCGGGTGACCACGATCTTCGGTGGGGTGCCGCAAGGCAGGCAGGTGACGGCGCTCAATTCCGGCGTCGACATCGTCGTGGCCTGCCCGGGCCGGCTGGAAGACCTGATGAAGCAACGATTGATCAGCCTCGACTCGATCGAGATCACGGTGATCGACGAAGCCGATCACATGGCCGATCTCGGTTTCCTGCCCGGGGTCACCCGCATTCTTGCGGCCACACCGGGCGGCGGGCAGCGACTGCTGTTCTCGGCGACCCTGGACAACGGGGTCGACAAGCTGGTCAACCGATTCCTGCACGACGCCGTGCTGCACTCGGTCGATAGCTCCGATTCGCCGGTGCCCCAGATGGTCCACCACGTGTTCCACGTCTCGGGCGCGGCAGCCAAGAAGGACCTGGTGCACCGCCTCGCCTCGGGTACCGGCCGCCGAATCCTGTTCATGCGCACCAAACATCAAGCGCGCAAGCTCGCCAAGCAGCTCACCGAATCCGGTGTCCCGGCCGTCGATCTGCACGGCAACCTTTCCCAACCCGCCCGCGATCGAAACCTCGCCGCCTTCAGCAAGGGTGAGGCGCGGGTGCTGGTCGCCACCGACATCGCCGCCCGCGGCGTGCATGTCGACGGCATCGAATTGGTGGTGCACATCGACCCACCCGCCGAGCACAAGGCTTACCTGCACCGGTCCGGCCGCACGGCGCGGGCCGGGAACGCGGGTGACGTCGTGACCGTCGTGCTGCCCGAGCAGCGCAAGGACACTCATGCGCTGATGCGTCGTGCTGGAATCCGGGTCACTCCGCAAGAGGTCACCGCCGACTCGGCCGCCGTACATGCGCTGGTCGGTGACATTGCGCCCTATCAAGCTCCCGCGCCGAAGCAGGTGGCGGCACCGAAGAAGGCGGGCGCACCGAAGAAGGGGGCCGCGCCGAAGAAGGGGGCCGCGCCGAGGAATGGTGCGGCGCCGCATGGTTCGCCGCGGCCGAGGTCCGCGGGTTCCGGCGGCCGCCGACGGGGTCCCCGGCCTGGTCGTATGCGTCAGGAAACGTCCTAG